The genomic interval GTTTTGCTGGCCTGGCTCCTGCTGCTTTTAGCATGTGATGCCCCATAAATGGCTGGAGGAACCGCGGTTTCTCTATTCGTAAAATGTGGTTCTAATTTGGTTGCATTTTTGTAACTATATAGTTATGTCTAATTGTTTCATAATTTTCTCATAAGGCTTTGCTAGGAGGGGATTATGGAAACAATAAATCGAACCGTCGCTCAGACTATTTTGAAGTTCCACAAGGAAATGGGTCTCTCACAGCTGAAGCTGGCCACAGAAGCTGATATTGCGCTCAAGACACTTCATGCCGCGGAACACGCCGCCAGCAAGTTGAAGCTGGGCACTTTGGAAAAAATTGCAGGTGCGCTTGGCATTCCCATTGCGCGGTTCTTTGAGGGAAAGAAGAGAGCGTCGCCGGGACTAGATGCGCTGATAGAGCTTCTGACGGACTGCTCACAGAAATAGAAGAGAGAATCATTCGGCTTTCGCCTTGTGAAAAAAGGCGAGGAAGTTTGCGCGCCGCAAACGGCATGTTCAGATGGGTAAATCAAATTAGAAAAGCGGCCCCTGTTTTCGGTTCATTTGATCAAACACTAGATCGTTTGATTTAGAAGTGCTGCCAAATTTGCAGAGAGCTATTTCGCAGAGCAAATAAATTGCGCTGAGGAAACCGCGCGGGAACTAAGAAGCGCGGCGAAGGCTCTGCTGCTTATTCGCAATTTTCAGATAGGAGGCAAATCAGCGAATCCAACTTGGAGAGCGGATCTTCGAGCCCATCAAAAAGGAGCTCCACAGAAATGCCCAGTGCTTTTGAGATTTTCTCAAGGGTGCTTAACTCCAAATTGGCATTGGCGTGTTCGATGGCGTTAAGCGTTTTGGGATCGATGCCGGCTTCGATGGCAAGAGCAAATTGAGAGAGACCAGCTTCTTTGCGAAGCCTCAGGGTATTTTGAGCGACAATTTTTGAATAAAGGGTTTCCATAATTTTCTCCTGAAAAATGCAGTATTGGAAAATTATGGAATTTTAATATTTGCTTGCGCAATGGAATATGGGAATACTTTTGCGCTAAGATACCGGCAGAAAAAAGAGCTGCTTTATTTTTCTTTTGTAGTCAAAAGGGCTATTTGTAAGGATGATGAGAAAAAAGAATAATAAAAAAACCGCTCTATAAAGCGGTTTTTTGTGGTGGAGACGGCTGGACTCGAACCAGTGACCCCTTGCGTGTGAAGCAAGTGCTCTCCCAGCTGAGCTACGCCTCCAGATAAAATAAGTGAGCTAGGAAGGCGGGAAGACAAAAGCAAAAGGCTTTTACTCTTTCGCGCTCTCGTTGCCCAAATGGCGGAGAAGGTGGGATTCGAACCCACGTGCCCTTGCGGGCAACACGATTTCGAGTCGCGCTCGTTATGACCACTTCGATACTTCTCCACTCCGGGCGCTTTGCCAAGGCTTTCTTGACGCCTTTTTGAATTATAACAAACTTATTTGAAAAATTCAAGGATTTTATCCTGCTTTCTGCGAAAACGCTGTGAAAAATATGGCGAAAAAGAATTTGGTGTTTTGCATAGCAAAAGACATATAGTACCCTTAAAAAAGATTATTGACATATGTTCATAAACTATTATACTAAAAAGCAGAAGGCGAGGTGCTTTATGGCAAGGCCACAAAAATGCAGATATATCTGCTCGAAGCCCAAGGTAACGCGCTTTTTTCCGGATTTGGAGGAGGCGGGCAGCGTTACCGTCGGCTATGATGAATATGAGGTAATTCGCTTGCTGGATTACGCAAAGCTGACGCAGGAGGAGTGCGCGAAAAAAATGCAGGTTTCCCGGCCGACCGTTACCCGGATGTATGAAGCCGCGCGCCAAAAAATTGCGGATGCGCTGGTCAACGGCAAGCAAATTCTCATTGCGGGAGGAGACGTGCTGGTATGCGCGGCGTTGAAGCCGGAATGCGCCGGGGAGGCGCATTGCTGCCATCGGGAAGCGCAGGCATAGAAAAGAGGTAAAAAATGCAGAGAAAAATACTCATCATTGGCGGAGTTGCGGCCGGGACAAAGACGGCTGCCAAGCTCAAACGGGAAGAAAGGGACGCGCAAATCACGCTGATCACCCGGGATCGGGAGATTTCCTACGCGGGCTGTGCGCTGCCCTATTATGTGGGCGGAGCGATTGAGGATGCGGCGGAGCTCATCGTCAATACGCCCAAGAAATATGCGGATCTGACGGGTGTCTGCGTGCAGACGGGCATGGAGGCCATCGCGCTGGAGAGCGACAAAAAGAAAGTGCTGGTGCGCGATCTGGCCCGGGCAGAGCAGAAGGAGCTGAACTACGACGCCCTCGTCATCGCCACGGGTGCGCGCTCGATTTTGCCGCCCATTCCTGGCATAGAGCAAAAGGGGATCTATAAGATGCGCACGCCGGAGGATGCCGTTGCCATTCGAGCCTATGTGCAGGCTGAAAGCGTCAGGCGGGCGGTGGTCGTCGGCGGAGGCTTTATCGGCCTGGAAGTGGCGGAGAACCTGAAAGCCCAGGGCATCGGCGTTACAGTCATCGATTTTGCGGAACAGCTCATGCCCGGAATTTTGGATGCGGAAATGGCGGCATATGTGCAGCGGCATTTAAGGCGAGAGGGCATTTCCGTGCTGACGGGCACCAAGGCGGAAGAGATTTTGGGAGAGGGCAAAGTGCGCGCAGTGCGCACGGATGCGGGCGAGCTACCCTGCGATCTGGTCGTGCTCTCGGTAGGCATTCGGCCCAACACGGAATTTTTGCAGGGGAGCGGCATCGAGCTGGTGCGCGGCTGCATCAAAGTCGACGAACAGATGCGCACCAATCTGCCGGATGTCTACGCGGCAGGGGACTGCGCGATGGTCTATCACCGCATCACAGGCCGGGAGCAGTGGTCTGCCATGGGCTCTTCGGCCAACCTGCAGGGGCGGATGCTGGCGCAGGTTCTGGCGGGCGAGCAGAGGCGCTATCCCGGCGTTTTGGGGACGGGCGTCGTCAGGCTCCCTGGGCTGAACTGCGGCAAAACCGGGCTGACCGAGCGCCAGGCCAGGGAAGCGGGCTATGACGTTGCCACGGCGCTGGCGGTTACCGACGATAAGGCGCACTATTATCCGGATGCGGCGTTTTTTGCCACCAAGCTCATCGCAGATAAACAGACGCATCGCCTGCTTGGCGCGCAGGTGCTGGGGCCAGGGGCGGTAGACAAAATGGTAGATATTGCCGTGATGGGCATTGGCATGGGCGCCAGACTGGAGGATTTTGAAAACGCAGATTTCGCCTATGCACCGCCTTTTTCCACGGCCATTCACCCCATGACCCAGGCGGCCTATATCCTGCTCAACAAGCTGGAGGGCAAACTCGTCAGCATGACGCCGGCCGAATATGCGGCGGGCGCAGCGCAGGGCTACCGCATCATCGATGCAGGCGCGGCGCCCAGCATTCCCGGGGCGACTTATGTGGATTTGACCAAAGTGGACGGGGAGATTCCCGGCATCGCCAAAGAGGAGAAGCTGCTGCTGGTTTGCAGCAGGGGCAAGCGGGCGTATTTCCTGCAAAACCGGATGCGCCATTATGGATATGAGAATACGGTCGTGCTGGAAGGGGCGACGGCGTTCCAGCCGGTGCACGTGCCTGGGGCGGAGCGGAAGGTGCCCCAGGCAGAGATTGCAAGGGTGAAGGCGCTGGGCTTTTTACAGGATAAAACGCGGCCGGGCGTGTTCAACGGGCGCGTCATCACGCGCAACGGCAAGATTACGGCAGAGGAGAGCCGCGCCATTGCGCAGGCCGCCGAGAAGTTTGGCAGCGGCGAGATTACCATGACATCCCGGCTCACCATCGAGATCCAGGGCGTGCCGTATGAGCAGATTGAGCCGCTGCGCGAGGAGCTGGCCCGGGCTGGCCTGGAGACGGGCGGAACGGGATCCAAGGTGCGGCAGGTGGTCTCCTGCAAGGGGACGACCTGCCAATATGGGCTCATCGATACCTTTGCACTCTCCCAGGAAATCCACGAGCGGTTCTATCATGGGTACGCAGATGTCAAGCTGCCGCATAAGTTCAAAATCGCTGTGGGCGGCTGCCCCAACAACTGCGTCAAACCGGATCTCAACGATCTGGGCATCGTGGGCCAGCGGATTCCGGCGGTGGATTTGGAAAAATGCCGGGGCTGCAAAAAATGCCAGGTGGAAAATACCTGCCCTATGGGCGCGGCGAAACTCAGAGAAGGCAAAAT from Christensenellaceae bacterium 44-20 carries:
- a CDS encoding helix-turn-helix transcriptional regulator — encoded protein: METINRTVAQTILKFHKEMGLSQLKLATEADIALKTLHAAEHAASKLKLGTLEKIAGALGIPIARFFEGKKRASPGLDALIELLTDCSQK
- a CDS encoding helix-turn-helix transcriptional regulator, encoding METLYSKIVAQNTLRLRKEAGLSQFALAIEAGIDPKTLNAIEHANANLELSTLEKISKALGISVELLFDGLEDPLSKLDSLICLLSENCE
- a CDS encoding DUF134 domain-containing protein → MARPQKCRYICSKPKVTRFFPDLEEAGSVTVGYDEYEVIRLLDYAKLTQEECAKKMQVSRPTVTRMYEAARQKIADALVNGKQILIAGGDVLVCAALKPECAGEAHCCHREAQA
- a CDS encoding FAD-dependent oxidoreductase, giving the protein MQRKILIIGGVAAGTKTAAKLKREERDAQITLITRDREISYAGCALPYYVGGAIEDAAELIVNTPKKYADLTGVCVQTGMEAIALESDKKKVLVRDLARAEQKELNYDALVIATGARSILPPIPGIEQKGIYKMRTPEDAVAIRAYVQAESVRRAVVVGGGFIGLEVAENLKAQGIGVTVIDFAEQLMPGILDAEMAAYVQRHLRREGISVLTGTKAEEILGEGKVRAVRTDAGELPCDLVVLSVGIRPNTEFLQGSGIELVRGCIKVDEQMRTNLPDVYAAGDCAMVYHRITGREQWSAMGSSANLQGRMLAQVLAGEQRRYPGVLGTGVVRLPGLNCGKTGLTERQAREAGYDVATALAVTDDKAHYYPDAAFFATKLIADKQTHRLLGAQVLGPGAVDKMVDIAVMGIGMGARLEDFENADFAYAPPFSTAIHPMTQAAYILLNKLEGKLVSMTPAEYAAGAAQGYRIIDAGAAPSIPGATYVDLTKVDGEIPGIAKEEKLLLVCSRGKRAYFLQNRMRHYGYENTVVLEGATAFQPVHVPGAERKVPQAEIARVKALGFLQDKTRPGVFNGRVITRNGKITAEESRAIAQAAEKFGSGEITMTSRLTIEIQGVPYEQIEPLREELARAGLETGGTGSKVRQVVSCKGTTCQYGLIDTFALSQEIHERFYHGYADVKLPHKFKIAVGGCPNNCVKPDLNDLGIVGQRIPAVDLEKCRGCKKCQVENTCPMGAAKLREGKIVLKEENCNNCGRCIPACPFGALAPEATGYRIYIGGRWGKKFAQGRPLEKVYTSKEQALNVVEKAILLFREQGQTGERFADTVARLGFENVQSQLDSDALLERKQENLAAKKHLKGGATC